The proteins below come from a single Alnus glutinosa chromosome 9, dhAlnGlut1.1, whole genome shotgun sequence genomic window:
- the LOC133878294 gene encoding linoleate 13S-lipoxygenase 2-1, chloroplastic-like, with product MLRPRVYESHSSKTFFLLNKPFIHGNGSASLSIWSKSLFQKHHKKIRTGFVPSNIKAVASPATEKSVSVKAVVTVKPTVRGFLSNLGIGRGLDDIKDLLGKTLLLELVSTELDPKTGLEKDTVQGFAHKAGRGDDGVKYETSFEVPIDFGEVGGVLVENEHHREMFLEDIVIDGFSHGPIYLTCRSWVHSKFDNPQKRVFFTNKSYLPSQTPSGLRRLREEDLENLRGNGEGERKSFERIYDYDVYNDLGDPDKSLSLQRPVLGGKDLPYPRRCRTGRPLCDSDPLSEKRNSRFYVPRDECFSEIKELTFSAKTVYSVLRVLVPSLGTVMKDRDLGFPYFTTIDSLFTEGVNLPSEENQEGFLKAIMPRLVKTISETGGDVLRFETPETMNRDKFFWFRDEEFARQTLSGLNPYSIQLVTEWPLKSKLDPEIYGPPESAITTEMIEEEIGGLMSVNKAIQQKKLFILDYHDLLLPFVNKVRQLEGTTLYGSRTLFFLTTDGTLRPLAIELTRPPMDGKLQWKQVFRPSWHSTSIWLWRLSKAHVLAHDSGYHQLVSHWLRTHCVSEPYVIATNRQLSVMHPIYRLLHPHFRYTIEINALAREALINAGGTIETAFTPGKYSMELCSVAYDLQWRFDRQALPVDLVSRGMAVEDPTAPHGLKLTIKDYPFANDGLILWDAIKLWVTDYVNHYYPNPSLVESDRELQAWWTEIRTVGHADKKDEPWWPVLKTPQDLIDIITTIAWVTSGHHAAVNFGQYAYGGYFPNRPTIARTNMPTEEPTEEEWKKFMKKPEHALLKCFPSQLQATRIMAVLDILSNHSPDEEYLGEKMEPSWAEDPFIKTAFERFNGRLKELERIIDERNSNNDFKNRVGAGIVPYELLKPFSQPGVTGKGVPYSVSI from the exons ATGTTGAGGCCTCGAGTTTACGAATCTCACAGTTCCAAAACCTTCTTCCTACTAAACAAGCCATTCATCCATGGCAATGGCAGTGCTTCGCTTTCAATCTGGTCTAAATCCTTATtccaaaaacaccacaaaaaaatTCGCACTGGCTTCGTTCCTAGCAACATAAAAGCTGTTGCAAGTCCTGCTACCGAGAAGTCCGTTAGTGTTAAAGCTGTTGTCACCGTGAAACCAACGGTTCGTGGATTTTTATCAAACCTTGGGATAGGACGAGGGTTGGATGATATAAAAGATTTGCTTGGTAAAACACTTCTCCTGGAGCTAGTTAGCACTGAGCTTGATCCCA AGACCGGATTAGAGAAGGATACGGTTCAAGGATTCGCTCATAAGGCAGGCAGGGGGGATGATGGGGTAAAGTACGAGACCAGCTTTGAAGTTCCAATTGATTTTGGGGAGGTTGGCGGTGTGTTGGTTGAAAATGAGCACCACAGGGAGATGTTCCTTGAGGATATAGTCATCGATGGGTTCTCTCATGGCCCCATATATTTGACATGTCGATCATGGGTTCACTCAAAGTTCGACAATCCCCAAAAAAGGGTATTTTTCACCAACAAG TCATACTTGCCATCACAAACACCAAGTGGGTTGAGGAGGCTAAGAGAAGAAGACCTCGAGAATTTGCGAGGGAATGGTGAAGGAGAGCGCAAGAGCTTTGAGAGGATATATGATTATGATGTCTACAATGATCTTGGAGATCCTGATAAGAGCCTCTCACTTCAAAGACCAGTTCTTGGCGGCAAGGATCTCCCCTATCCTAGACGTTGTAGGACGGGGCGCCCCCTTTGTGACTCAG ATCCACTATCGGAGAAAAGAAATAGCCGATTTTATGTTCCTCGCGATGAATGCTTCTCGGAGATAAAGGAGCTAACATTTTCAGCAAAGACAGTATATTCAGTGTTGCGAGTATTGGTGCCATCCCTAGGAACGGTGATGAAGGACAGAGATCTTGGATTCCCTTACTTCACAACCATAGACTCGCTTTTCACTGAAGGAGTTAACTTGCCATCTGAAGAAAACCAAGAAGGGTTCCTCAAAGCCATCATGCCCAGGCTTGTCAAAACCATTTCCGAAACAGGAGGAGATGTTTTGCGCTTTGAGACTCCCGAAACGATGAACA GGGACAAATTCTTTTGGTTTAGGGACGAGGAATTTGCCCGACAGACTCTTTCTGGTCTCAACCCATATAGCATACAGTTGGTCACG GAATGGCCATTAAAGAGCAAACTTGACCCTGAGATCTACGGTCCACCAGAATCAGCCATCACAACAGAAATGATTGAGGAGGAAATTGGAGGTCTAATGAGTGTTAACAAG GCCATACAACAAAAGAAGTTGTTCATACTAGATTACCATGACCTTTTGCTACCATTCGTCAACAAAGTAAGACAGCTTGAAGGCACTACGCTTTATGGTTCACGGACGCTATTCTTCTTAACCACAGATGGCACATTGAGGCCACTGGCTATAGAACTCACTCGGCCGCCTATGGATGGAAAGCTGCAGTGGAAGCAAGTTTTTAGACCTTCTTGGCATTCAACGTCTATCTGGCTTTGGAGGCTTTCCAAAGCTCATGTCCTTGCCCACGACTCTGGCTATCACCAACTTGTTAGTCACTG GCTGAGAACTCATTGTGTAAGTGAACCTTATGTAATTGCGACAAATAGGCAACTTAGTGTGATGCATCCAATCTACAGACTGTTGCACCCTCATTTCCGTTACACCATCGAGATCAATGCTCTTGCTCGAGAGGCGCTTATCAATGCAGGTGGAACCATTGAGACCGCATTCACACCTGGCAAATATTCCATGGAACTCTGCTCCGTCGCCTATGATCTCCAGTGGCGATTTGACCGGCAAGCATTGCCCGTTGACCTAGTTAGCAG GGGAATGGCTGTTGAGGATCCAACTGCTCCTCATGGACTAAAGCTAACAATTAAAGACTACCCTTTTGCTAATGATGGCCTGATCCTTTGGGATGCCATCAAATTATGGGTCACTGATTATGTCAACCACTATTACCCAAACCCTAGCCTTGTAGAGTCCGATCGAGAGCTCCAAGCATGGTGGACAGAAATTCGAACAGTCGGCCATGCTGACAAGAAGGACGAACCGTGGTGGCCGGTCCTCAAAACCCCCCAAGACCTAATTGACATCATCACAACAATTGCATGGGTCACTTCTGGTCACCATGCAGCCGTGAACTTTGGACAATATGCTTACGGGGGTTATTTTCCTAATCGGCCTACCATTGCTAGAACCAACATGCCCACAGAAGAACCTACTGAAGAAGAATGGAAAAAGTTCATGAAAAAACCTGAACATGCACTCTTGAAATGCTTCCCTTCACAACTTCAGGCAACAAGAATAATGGCTGTTTTGGACATATTGTCTAATCATTCACCGGACGAGGAGTACCTTGGGGAGAAGATGGAGCCCTCATGGGCTGAAGATCCATTCATAAAGACGGCTTTTGAACGGTTTAATGGGAGATTGAAGGAGCTTGAACGGATTATTGATGAAAGGAACTCAAACAATGATTTCAAGAATAGAGTAGGAGCCGGGATTGTGCCGTATGAGCTTTTGAAGCCATTTTCGCAGCCTGGGGTGACTGGAAAAGGGGTTCCATATAGTGTCtccatttga
- the LOC133877115 gene encoding linoleate 13S-lipoxygenase 2-1, chloroplastic-like, with protein sequence MLKLQLTQQSQYSTQTPFLQHFKPFIHGHGNGNASLPISRQSFHKKNKSVRVGFIPGNIKAVASSTEKATSVKAIVTVKPTVGGFLSNLGITRGLDDIRDLLGQTLQLELVSTELDPRTGLEKETIKGYVHRTSDAKEEVKYESSFDVPADFGEVGAILVENEHHKEMFLKDIILNGFPNGPVHINCNSWVHSKHDDPQKRVFFANKSYLPSQTPSGLRRLREEELVILRGNGQGERKTFERVYDYDTYNDLGDPDSSADLKRPVLGSKDHPYPRRCRTGRERTKTDSSSEKRSSSVYVPRDESFSEVKQLTFSAKAVYSVLHAVVPSLETAIIDADLGFPYFTAIDSLFNEGVNLPPLKNQDTQFLRTLLPRLLKALTDTGENVLRFETPETMDRDKFFWFRDAEFGRQTLAGLNPYSIQLITEWPLKSKLDPKVYGPPESAITTEMIQREIGGLMSVKEAIKQKKLFILDYHDLLLPFVSKVREIKGTTLYGSRTVFFLTPDETLRPLAIELTRPPIDGKPQWKEVRMPCWDGTGIWLWRLAKAHVLAHDSGYHQLVSHWLRTHCATEPYIIATNRQLSVVHPIYRLLHPHFRYTMEINALAREALINGGGIIESSFSPGKYSMELSSAAYDQQWQFNLEALPADLINRGMAVEDPTAPHGLKLTIEDYPFANDGLVLWDSIKEWVSDYVNHYYPNPRLIESDQELQEWWTEIRTVGHADKKDEPWWPVLKTPKDLIEIITTIVWVTSGHHAAVNFGQYTYAGYFPNRPTIARTNMPTEEPSEEFWKNFLQKPEGALLQCFPSQIQATKVMAVLDILSNHSPDEEYLGDTIEPAWAEDPIIKGAFERFNGRLLELEGTVDERNANRNLRNRNGAGVMPYELLKPFSKPGVTGKGVPYSISI encoded by the exons ATGTTGAAACTACAGCTAACCCAGCAGTCGCAGTACTCCACCCAAACCCCCTTCCTACAACATTTCAAGCCGTTCATCCATGGCCATGGCAATGGCAATGCTTCGCTTCCGATCTCAAGGCAATCATTccacaaaaagaacaaaagtgtTCGAGTCGGCTTCATCCCCGGCAACATAAAAGCTGTGGCAAGCTCTACCGAGAAGGCCACTTCTGTTAAAGCCATTGTAACTGTGAAACCTACTGTTGGTGGCTTCCTCTCAAACCTTGGGATAACCCGAGGGCTTGATGATATAAGAGACTTACTTGGTCAAACACTCCAATTGGAGCTTGTTAGCACCGAGCTTGATCCTA GGACGGGATTAGAGAAGGAGACAATTAAAGGGTACGTACACAGGACGAGCGACGCGAAGGAGGAAGTGAAATACGAGTCAAGTTTTGATGTTCCAGCAGATTTCGGGGAGGTTGGGGCCATTTTGGTGGAGAATGAGCACCACAAGGAGATGTTCCTCAAGGATATTATCCTCAATGGCTTCCCTAATGGTCCCGTTCATATAAACTGTAATTCATGGGTTCATTCAAAGCATGACGATCCCCAGAAGAGGGTCTTCTTTGCAAACAAG TCATACTTGCCATCCCAAACACCAAGTGGGCTAAGGAGGCTCAGAGAAGAAGAACTTGTGATTTTGCGAGGCAATGGGCAAGGAGAACGCAAGACCTTCGAGAGGGTGTATGATTACGATACGTACAACGATCTTGGAGATCCTGATAGTAGTGCTGATCTTAAACGACCTGTGCTCGGCAGCAAAGACCACCCCTATCCTAGACGTTGTCGGACTGGACGGGAGCGCACTAAAACAG ATTCGTCGTCGGAGAAAAGAAGCAGCAGCGTCTATGTTCCCCGGGATGAGAGCTTCTCGGAAGTAAAGCAGCTAACGTTCTCAGCCAAGGCAGTATACTCGGTGTTGCATGCAGTGGTACCGTCGTTGGAGACGGCAATCATCGACGCTGATCTCGGATTCCCGTACTTCACGGCAATCGATTCGCTTTTTAACGAGGGGGTTAACTTGCCTCCCCTTAAAAACCAAGACACACAGTTCCTCCGCACCCTGCTGCCCAGGCTACTCAAGGCTCTCACTGATACAGGAGAAAATGTGTTGCGGTTTGAGACCCCAGAGACAATGGATA GAGACAAATTCTTTTGGTTTAGGGATGCCGAATTTGGTAGGCAGACTCTTGCTGGTCTCAACCCCTACAGCATACAGTTGATCACG GAATGGCCATTGAAGAGTAAACTCGACCCAAAGGTCTACGGCCCGCCAGAATCAGCAATCACTACAGAAATGATTCAACGAGAGATCGGAGGTTTAATGAGCGTCAAGGAG GCCATAAAGCAGAAAAAGTTATTCATTCTAGATTACCATGACCTATTGTTACCATTTGTGAGCAAAGTGAGAGAGATTAAAGGGACAACTTTGTATGGATCACGGACAGTGTTCTTCCTAACCCCCGATGAAACCTTAAGGCCGTTGGCCATTGAGCTGACTCGGCCACCAATCGATGGGAAGCCACAGTGGAAAGAGGTTCGCATGCCTTGTTGGGACGGTACAGGTATCTGGCTATGGAGGCTTGCAAAAGCTCACGTTCTTGCCCATGACTCTGGTTATCACCAACTTGTTAGCCATTG GCTAAGAACTCATTGTGCTACAGAACCTTATATAATTGCGACAAATAGGCAACTCAGTGTGGTGCACCCTATCTATAGACTGCTGCACCCTCATTTCCGGTACACTATGGAGATTAACGCTCTCGCTCGAGAAGCACTTATTAATGGAGGAGGGATCATTGAGTCCTCATTCTCACCTGGCAAATACTCCATGGAGTTGAGCTCCGCTGCTTATGACCAGCAGTGGCAGTTCAACTTGGAGGCATTACCAGCTGACTTGATTAACAG GGGAATGGCTGTTGAAGATCCAACTGCTCCACATGGCCTAAAGCTCACAATTGAGGATTACCCCTTTGCCAATGACGGCCTCGTCCTTTGGGACTCAATAAAAGAGTGGGTGAGTGACTATGTGAACCACTATTACCCGAACCCAAGGCTGATAGAGTCTGATCAGGAGCTACAAGAATGGTGGACAGAAATCCGAACAGTAGGCCATGCTGACAAAAAGGACGAACCATGGTGGCCGGTTCTCAAGACCCCAAAAGACCTAATCGAAATCATCACAACGATTGTATGGGTGACATCTGGTCACCATGCAGCCGTGAACTTTGGACAATACACTTACGCAGGTTATTTCCCTAACCGGCCTACCATTGCCAGAACCAATATGCCCACTGAAGAGCCTTCCGAAGAATTTTGGAAAAACTTCTTGCAAAAGCCTGAAGGTGCACTCTTACAATGCTTTCCTTCACAAATTCAAGCGACAAAAGTGATGGCTGTTTTGGACATACTATCAAATCATTCTCCAGATGAGGAGTATCTAGGGGATACAATAGAGCCTGCTTGGGCTGAAGACCCGATCATTAAGGGGGCCTTTGAAAGGTTTAACGGGAGGTTACTTGAGCTTGAAGGGACTGTTGATGAGAGGAATGCCAACAGGAACTTGAGGAACAGAAACGGAGCTGGGGTTATGCCATATGAGCTTTTGAAGCCATTCTCGAAGCCTGGAGTGACTGGGAAGGGTGTTCCCTATAGCATTTCCATTTGA